The DNA sequence TAACATTACTAAGAATTATAGCAAAGAAGATTCCTGCAGGCGATGCTCCATGAGCACATATAAAAAAGGCAAAAACTCCTGTAAAAAAACCGATCATAGCCTTTCCGTATTTGGTTTTGGGAGAAGATGCTGGCTCCGTCATAACAAAGAAAGCTGCAAATAAAACGCCGCCCGTTAAAACAGCCGACAGTATATCTCCCGTAAAATAAATATTTGAAACAGGGACCATTCCGAAAATCCAAACTAAAACAGCATAGGTTGCCAAAAAAAATGCCGGAAGAATATAATCTACAGCCCTGATAGAAAACAGTATTATCGACGACATCAATGTAACTATATTATAACGGAAAGCAGGTATTGATGATGTAGAATTTAAAAAGAGGCTTATATAGCCTTCAGGAAGGGTTACGCCTACACCGTGTAATAAAAGGGAATTAAGAGCAGAGGTAACGGTAAAATCCGTTTTAAGCTTTAAAAGGCCATTTGCCTCCATCAGTGCAAAAACGCTGCCTTTTTCTCTTAAAAGTGAAAAGTCTGAAATCAGCGGCGGGAAGGCCTCGGGACGAGAAATATACGCAGCACATACTGCAAAAGCAACAGGGTTCAGCCAATTCCGTCCTGTTCCGCCGAACACGGTTTTTACAATAAATACCGAAAAAGCACTTAAAATAAAAACAAAAATAAAGCCTATATCGGTCGGCATAAAGAAACCTATCAGCAAACCTGAAATTATCATTTCGAGGGATAAGCCGAATTTTGAGGAAGCTAAATATCTAAGTAAATTTTCTACAAATAATACGCCCATAACGGCAGCTGTAATATTTAAAAGAGCATAAAAGTCGGCACTCAGCGCCAAAATCAAAATTTGGATACCTAAAAGAGATAAAACGGCAATATTAATTTTAAAAACGGGAAGGCGTGTATACACAAATGGAGCAGCCGTCAAAGACAGATTAGAATAAGATTTCATAAAAGATTTCCTTTTTTAATTTTTTTTGACATCTCTAAAATAATGGAACACAGTGGGATCCTTGAAGGGCAGCAGGCGGAACAACAAGCACAACCGCTGCAAATATTTATTTGTTTTAAAATATCCTCGTTTAAGTCGTCAGCTTCAATGGATTCAACTATTTTTTTAGGCTCCAAATAGAGAGGACAAGAATTAAAACATAAACCGCAGTTTATACACTCTTCTATAGAGTGTTTTTTTATACTATCTTTCCCCGGAATGTGAATCGATTTTAAGGTACTCGTTACAGGTATATCCAAAGTGTCGGCAGATAAACCGCCGATAAGCCCATTCAGTATAATTTGAGCCGGCACGGTTTTAAAGCCTCCGCACTCTTCTATAAGATTTCCTATAGGCGTCCCGATCTTAACCTTTAAGACCTTGGGTTCATTGATAGCCTTACCGGTTACAAGAACATAAACGGAAGTAATAGGATTATTTGTTCTTACAACTTCATATGTATACATAGCTGTAGGAATATCTATTAAAAGAGAATTTTCTTTATTCACAAAATAATTTTTTTGAACAAAGGGATAATCATTTGAGGCATTTATAAATTTTACCTTACAAAAAGGCTCACAAGTTTCTGAAATTTTTTCTAACTTGTAAAGATCTTTTTTATTTAATTTATGAATGCAGGTCAGCGAAGATGCATTGAGGATTTTTGCCATTATACCTAAGCCCTCTGCAACATCTTCAAAAAAATGATCAAACAAGATTGAATCAATACCTGAAGAAGGGTCCTTATCAAAGAGGTTTATATAGATATCGGCTTCTCCTTTTTTTAAGGCGTTTC is a window from the Treponema denticola genome containing:
- a CDS encoding SLBB domain-containing protein yields the protein MTEFLRFKRGKEVLEYPKLPASFEGNAFLPQKAFIPIAFDSKKRPEILVMKGETVKEGQIIARTEEPFSVGIYSSIPGIVYDFIDFTLPDGKHIHAAAVKLEGSFDILGRPSADYPWRTSSNSEIVRAIGYSGILNTADLSTEPLIYQVRNALKKGEADIYINLFDKDPSSGIDSILFDHFFEDVAEGLGIMAKILNASSLTCIHKLNKKDLYKLEKISETCEPFCKVKFINASNDYPFVQKNYFVNKENSLLIDIPTAMYTYEVVRTNNPITSVYVLVTGKAINEPKVLKVKIGTPIGNLIEECGGFKTVPAQIILNGLIGGLSADTLDIPVTSTLKSIHIPGKDSIKKHSIEECINCGLCFNSCPLYLEPKKIVESIEADDLNEDILKQINICSGCACCSACCPSRIPLCSIILEMSKKIKKGNLL
- a CDS encoding RnfABCDGE type electron transport complex subunit D gives rise to the protein MKSYSNLSLTAAPFVYTRLPVFKINIAVLSLLGIQILILALSADFYALLNITAAVMGVLFVENLLRYLASSKFGLSLEMIISGLLIGFFMPTDIGFIFVFILSAFSVFIVKTVFGGTGRNWLNPVAFAVCAAYISRPEAFPPLISDFSLLREKGSVFALMEANGLLKLKTDFTVTSALNSLLLHGVGVTLPEGYISLFLNSTSSIPAFRYNIVTLMSSIILFSIRAVDYILPAFFLATYAVLVWIFGMVPVSNIYFTGDILSAVLTGGVLFAAFFVMTEPASSPKTKYGKAMIGFFTGVFAFFICAHGASPAGIFFAIILSNVISPLIERLEIKIQAKKRSRYE